From the genome of Thiovibrio frasassiensis:
AGACACTTGGTCGCGATGGATTTCAAGAAAATCCTCTTCAGCGTCAATGTACCGGCGCACACTATTACTGAGTCCTAAAGTATCCGCCCCATACCCTGACGCGACATTTTTTGATTTGCAGAACAAGACACATAGCGACGGGTAGTTCGCCGTAGAATTGTATGGCATAAGAGATTGGCACTCATATATCCTTTCAAAGCCTGCGGCTTCCATCAACATTGTCAGATGTGACAAATCAAAGTGGTTTATATGCTCACGCATGCAGAACCAATAGAAATCAAATATACGACCATCTTCGTACCGACCAGCATTTGGTACCTCAACGAAAACAATACCGTCCTCGGCTAACACGCGGTTTGCTTCAGCAAGGGCACGTAATGGATCGTACAGGTGCTCAAGGACATGATTGTATATCAGGATATCCCTTGAGCCATCAGTGAACGGCAAATTGTCAACTGTACCTGTTGCAACATCCAGTTCATAGTGAGTGCGAGCGTACTCAGCGCACTTGGGGTCAATTTCAACGCCTTGTAGGCTAGAAAATCCACGTTGCTTTAAAAATGCCAAAAACCCTCCTTTGGCACACCCCACATCAGCAATTGCTGCTTCTTTCGATATTGAATTTGAATCGAAAATCTCAACATATTTCTCATAACGGTTCAAGTCCGCCGGTGTCGATCCACCGATACCAAAACCTGATTCCCCCGAGTAAAACGTTTCATTCTGGTAGAACCTGTCAATGCTGGTGTTGCCTATGTCGTTATAAACAAAACCACAATTGCCGCAACAGACAACCCTTATGTCAACATTGAACGT
Proteins encoded in this window:
- a CDS encoding class I SAM-dependent methyltransferase, translating into MNRYEKYVEIFDSNSISKEAAIADVGCAKGGFLAFLKQRGFSSLQGVEIDPKCAEYARTHYELDVATGTVDNLPFTDGSRDILIYNHVLEHLYDPLRALAEANRVLAEDGIVFVEVPNAGRYEDGRIFDFYWFCMREHINHFDLSHLTMLMEAAGFERIYECQSLMPYNSTANYPSLCVLFCKSKNVASGYGADTLGLSNSVRRYIDAEEDFLEIHRDQVSKLAASGRPVYVWGIGIEFFSLYSLAGLRDCNLRYLVDKNPAKQLKTVGGLSIISPECLSSAPLDSVVVIASVFNKDDMVNNLVSMSYPIGFITFC